From a single Clostridium isatidis genomic region:
- a CDS encoding thiamine pyrophosphate-binding protein, whose translation MRIADAVIKVLENHNVKHVFGIPASTFGGILDALNDSQIEYIITKNEAGATYSASKYADMSNKLGVCMLAGGVGVNNAINGMADAQRNKVPMLVINGDVRLSYMGKGALQEFNNAKVVESFAKYSVNVEREEDVIPELQKAIKIALTPPCGVTLVSIPYDIQMPEFKGELECDNTIEKPVNDNKALEFAVEEIEKAKKGLIFIGRGTRGLSKEIKELSEKLGWGIISTPNAKGIVNSDFPYYIGNYGFCSSDGAIEYVENEDLDCILILGTSLGQSATRDYNDVLVRGRKVIRIDWDTKEFNRVFKEDVSVCYDLREAVKILNKEVSKKNNSFLKPEMNKPYVKNHTGISLRRLYEMLPDIFPKDTCVIVDVGDFFNYIFKYMPIREDMDFQGSVNYACMGAGVAGALGSYLADKRRPYAVFVGDGGFYMNGMDILTAKEYNMPIMYFVINNSMFGLVKNGMKAIFGREFDAKVQFDKISIASIAEAMGIEAVQITDLSQVESLEGLMKDRTSPLLVEIVTDGTEIFIDTDRLKKVK comes from the coding sequence ATGAGAATAGCAGATGCAGTAATTAAAGTATTGGAAAATCATAACGTTAAACACGTTTTTGGTATACCTGCTAGTACTTTTGGAGGTATTCTTGACGCGCTTAATGATAGCCAAATCGAATATATAATTACAAAGAATGAGGCAGGTGCAACTTATTCAGCCTCAAAATATGCTGATATGTCCAATAAATTAGGAGTATGTATGTTAGCAGGAGGAGTAGGCGTAAATAATGCTATTAATGGTATGGCAGATGCACAAAGAAACAAAGTACCTATGCTTGTTATAAATGGCGATGTTAGATTATCATATATGGGAAAGGGTGCCTTACAAGAATTTAATAATGCAAAAGTAGTAGAAAGTTTTGCAAAATACTCTGTAAATGTAGAAAGAGAAGAAGATGTTATACCAGAGCTTCAAAAGGCAATAAAAATAGCTCTTACACCTCCTTGTGGCGTTACTCTTGTGTCAATTCCATATGATATTCAAATGCCAGAATTTAAAGGTGAATTAGAATGTGATAACACAATTGAAAAACCAGTAAATGATAATAAAGCCTTAGAATTTGCTGTTGAAGAAATAGAGAAGGCTAAAAAGGGATTAATTTTTATTGGTAGAGGAACAAGAGGATTATCTAAAGAAATAAAAGAATTAAGTGAAAAACTTGGCTGGGGAATAATTTCAACCCCAAATGCTAAAGGAATAGTAAATTCTGATTTCCCTTATTATATAGGAAATTATGGTTTCTGTTCTTCTGATGGTGCCATAGAATATGTTGAAAATGAAGATCTTGATTGCATCTTAATACTAGGAACATCCCTTGGTCAAAGCGCAACAAGAGATTATAATGATGTTCTTGTAAGAGGAAGAAAAGTTATAAGAATAGATTGGGATACTAAAGAGTTTAATAGAGTATTTAAGGAAGATGTATCAGTATGTTATGATTTGAGAGAGGCAGTTAAGATTTTAAATAAAGAAGTATCTAAGAAGAATAATTCCTTCCTTAAGCCAGAAATGAACAAGCCATATGTTAAAAATCATACAGGAATTTCATTGAGAAGATTATATGAGATGCTACCTGATATATTCCCTAAAGATACCTGTGTTATTGTAGATGTAGGAGATTTCTTTAACTATATCTTTAAATATATGCCTATAAGAGAAGATATGGATTTCCAAGGCAGTGTCAATTATGCTTGTATGGGTGCAGGAGTAGCAGGAGCTTTAGGTTCATACCTTGCAGATAAAAGAAGACCTTACGCAGTATTTGTTGGTGATGGAGGCTTCTATATGAATGGTATGGATATATTGACTGCTAAAGAATATAATATGCCAATTATGTATTTTGTAATTAATAATTCTATGTTTGGATTAGTTAAAAATGGTATGAAGGCTATTTTCGGTAGAGAATTTGATGCTAAAGTTCAATTTGATAAAATCAGTATAGCTTCTATTGCTGAAGCAATGGGTATAGAAGCTGTTCAAATAACAGATTTATCACAAGTAGAGAGCTTGGAAGGACTTATGAAGGATAGAACAAGTCCATTACTTGTTGAAATTGTTACTGATGGAACAGAAATATTCATTGATACAGATAGATTAAAGAAAGTTAAATAA
- the rlmH gene encoding 23S rRNA (pseudouridine(1915)-N(3))-methyltransferase RlmH → MNITIISVGKLKEKYLKEAIDEYSKRLSRYCKLEIIELADEKTPDNASEKEELQIKDKEGDLILSKIKDNMFVIALDLKGKEMPSEEFANYIENLGVMGNSNIAFVIGGSLGLSKKVISRSNYKLCFSKMTFPHQLFRVMLLEQIYRAFRIMKNEPYHK, encoded by the coding sequence ATGAATATAACAATAATATCAGTAGGAAAACTAAAAGAGAAATATTTAAAAGAAGCCATAGATGAATATTCAAAAAGATTATCAAGATACTGCAAATTAGAAATAATAGAACTAGCAGACGAGAAAACACCAGATAATGCAAGTGAAAAGGAAGAGCTTCAAATAAAGGATAAAGAAGGCGATTTAATATTATCAAAAATAAAAGATAATATGTTTGTTATTGCTTTAGACCTTAAGGGAAAGGAAATGCCTTCAGAGGAATTTGCAAATTATATAGAAAACTTAGGAGTTATGGGTAATTCTAATATAGCTTTTGTAATAGGGGGAAGCTTGGGACTATCTAAGAAGGTAATTAGTAGATCAAATTATAAGCTTTGTTTTTCTAAAATGACCTTTCCCCATCAATTATTTAGAGTAATGTTATTAGAGCAAATATATAGAGCTTTTAGAATAATGAAGAATGAACCATATCATAAATAA
- a CDS encoding GNAT family N-acetyltransferase, with product MIVYKKCSEVSIDLVFDAFNIGFSDYIIKLSMNKDEFIKRFLGPEGNSLELSYIALAYDKPVGILLAGIRLWNGIKTLRCGALAIHPEYRNKGIANKLMSLHKKTAIENNCKQMFLEVIVGNDKAINFYKKIGYEKIYDLSYFFHDNPSELRNFDNSNINIKEIDFNNFKEAIYNHKDFHINWQSDLDYVEKLGNIVCLAAYDNEKLIGYLCGNKPGKINFIWVNKNYRLKGIGKSLLSRFCSSIDAEKFSIVVSNNNYLEGFLKHMKFKKDPISQYEMYITM from the coding sequence ATGATCGTTTATAAAAAGTGTTCTGAAGTAAGCATAGATTTAGTATTCGATGCTTTTAATATTGGATTTTCAGACTATATTATCAAACTATCAATGAATAAAGATGAATTCATAAAAAGATTTTTAGGGCCTGAAGGAAATTCTTTAGAACTATCCTATATAGCCTTAGCTTATGATAAGCCTGTAGGAATACTTTTAGCTGGTATTAGACTTTGGAATGGTATTAAAACCTTGCGTTGCGGAGCCTTAGCTATTCACCCTGAATATAGAAATAAAGGGATTGCTAACAAGCTTATGTCTCTTCATAAAAAAACTGCTATTGAAAATAATTGTAAGCAGATGTTCTTAGAAGTAATTGTCGGTAATGATAAAGCTATTAACTTTTATAAGAAAATAGGGTATGAAAAAATATATGATTTATCTTACTTTTTTCATGATAACCCATCAGAATTAAGGAATTTTGATAACTCTAATATAAATATAAAAGAAATTGATTTTAATAACTTTAAAGAGGCTATATATAATCATAAAGACTTTCATATAAACTGGCAAAGTGATTTAGATTATGTTGAAAAATTAGGCAATATAGTCTGCCTTGCTGCTTATGATAATGAAAAATTAATAGGATATTTATGCGGAAATAAACCTGGAAAAATTAATTTTATATGGGTTAATAAAAATTATCGATTAAAAGGCATTGGAAAATCTCTTTTATCAAGATTTTGCAGCTCAATAGATGCTGAAAAATTCTCTATAGTTGTTTCAAATAATAATTATCTTGAAGGCTTCTTAAAACATATGAAATTTAAAAAGGATCCAATTTCTCAATATGAAATGTATATAACAATGTAA